The DNA sequence GAATTAATTCCTACAAAAGGCAATCAGGTTCTTAATTGCCTAAAATTATATAACTTTACAAAAAAATCAAGATTATGTTATCAAAAAATATAGAAGCAGCACTGAACAAGCAGATCAGAATTGAAGCCGAGTCTTCACAAACTTACCTTTCAATGGCTTGTTGGGCAGAGGTACACGGATTAGAAGGAATTGCTCAATTTATGTACACACAATCAGATGAGGAACGCGCGCACATGCTTAAACTGATAAAGTATGTAAACGAACGTGGCGGACATGCACAAATTACAGATCTTAAAGAGCCAAAGACAAGTTATTCGACTTTTAAAGAAATGTTTGAAACGCTTTACAACCATGAACTTTTTGTGTCAGAGTCTATTAATGAATTGGTTCATATTACCTTTTCAGAAAAAGATTATGCTACACATAATTTCTTACAATGGTACGTATCGGAACAAATCGAAGAAGAGGCTACAGCGAAGTCAATTTTAGATAAAATTAATTTAATTGGAGACGACAAAGGCGGTCTTTACTTGTTTGACCGTGATATTCAGCAATTAACCGTTACAAGTTCAATAGCTATTAACCCAAAATAAAAAAGTTAAAGTTTATTTAGAACATATAAAAATAACTTTTATTCTTTTATATTTGCCTCGATTTTATAATTGAGAGGTACTGTGAGCAAGAAAGATAAGGTTAAGGACAAGGACAAAAAAAAGGATAAAAAGAAGAAGAAAAATCAGGAAATCCTTGACAAGATTAAAAAACTCGAAAACTGCAAATCCAGCTGTTGTGAGAAATTTAAAAAGAGTGAAAAGAAACGTTGCTCTCGTTGTCCTATGTTTGACTTAATAAAAAAGACAGCTTAAAATATATATGAAAACCCATCAGATTACTGATGGGTTTTTAGTTTAAATCAAAGTCCTTTATTCGTTTAAGAAACATATTATCCAAAGCAATTTTTTTTCGACATATAAGTGATAGTAGCTCCTTTTAGATTTTCCTTTGTGTTCCTCGTGGAATCTTTGTGAACTTCATGGTTAACTTCACCATATAAGTCCTATTAGCTCATTTGAAATCTTTTTCTTTGCGAACCTGGCGAAATCTTTGCGAACTTAGCGGTTGAAATCGCATTCAATCGCATCTAATTTCCACTTTCGTTGAAAAAATAAAAGAACAGTTGTAAATTAGTTCCCTGATTAAATAAATCTTAAGAGTCCGTTGTTTCATTATGAAAAACCAAATTACTATCCCAAAATCCAGTCTTGATTTTTTGCAAGAGCTTAAAGCAAACAATAACAAACCTTGGTTTGATGCAAATAAAACGACTTACCTCAACGAATTAAATCATATCGAAACTTTTGCAGGTGCTTTACTGCAGGAGCTCTCCAAAACCGATGTTTTAGAAACCGCTTCCGGAAAAAAAAGTGTATACCGAATTTATCGCGATATTCGTTTTTCTAAAGACAAAACGCCTTTTAAAAGCTTTTGGGGTGGTAGTTATACCCGTGCCACGAGTGAAAGACGAGGTGGTTATTATTATCATTTGGAACAAGGAAATAGCTTTATCGCCGGTGGTTTTTGGGGACCAAATGCGGCAGACTTAAAACGCGTA is a window from the Flavobacterium cupriresistens genome containing:
- a CDS encoding ferritin, encoding MLSKNIEAALNKQIRIEAESSQTYLSMACWAEVHGLEGIAQFMYTQSDEERAHMLKLIKYVNERGGHAQITDLKEPKTSYSTFKEMFETLYNHELFVSESINELVHITFSEKDYATHNFLQWYVSEQIEEEATAKSILDKINLIGDDKGGLYLFDRDIQQLTVTSSIAINPK
- a CDS encoding DUF2461 domain-containing protein; translated protein: MKNQITIPKSSLDFLQELKANNNKPWFDANKTTYLNELNHIETFAGALLQELSKTDVLETASGKKSVYRIYRDIRFSKDKTPFKSFWGGSYTRATSERRGGYYYHLEQGNSFIAGGFWGPNAADLKRVRSEFAHDPEPMQKILHSESFIRTFGTLQGEQLKTKPKGFDIDHEAIDLLRYKQFLLIKRFTDQEVLSPLFLEQALDTFKNMRPFFDYMSEILTTDINGASIL